In a single window of the Pseudohongiella acticola genome:
- a CDS encoding penicillin acylase family protein, with protein MSRLTAQFLNLRQTLLPVRSLIGLLLLGLAACSAPESDTSGSELQRLQSIAERVTIMRDDYGVAHIYAETDADTAFGFLYAQAEDDFPRIERNYIWAIGRLAEVEGESALYSDLRARLYMSEAEAREAYEAAPAWLQALSDAFADGLNYYLATHPEVTPTLLSRFESWMPFYFFEGSIGGDIEQIPTRGIEAFYSGVSPAAVAALSPTSSAPTPLAQSIHDEPVGSNGFALAGSRTASGNAMLLINPHTSFFFRGEYHVVSGEGLNAYGAATWGQFFIYQGFNETTGWMHTSTGADFMDEFVHDVVEQNGDYFYRYGDDLRPIEVSDITLNFVDDDGVMQQRSFQRYMTHQGPVTHMQGDNWVVTRINWNAVDALRQSYLRMKTANYDEFSDMMDIRTNSSNNTVFADAEGNIAYFHGNFMPRRDPRFDYSQPVDGSDPATDWQGVHDVGETVMMVNPVNGWLQNTNGTPFTMAGDNSPQASDFPAYMAPEAENFRGLNAVRVLQDASEVTLESLIDLAYDPYINGFEQLVPGLIRAWEELEPDWPDLEQAIDALRSWDYRVSTDSVGMTLAHFYGMNAAREIDTPEDMSQMQQINWLGTGSDPVDRLSVFSATLLQLNEAFGTWNTPWGEINRYQRITGDIDHPYSDNAPSLPVGMASSRWGALASFGARAYPGTNRIYGSSGNSFIAVVEFGERVRAKSLLAGGQSSDPTSPHFDDQAQRYADREFKDVAYYREDVEARAVRTYHPGQ; from the coding sequence ATGTCCCGCCTGACTGCTCAATTTCTCAATTTACGTCAAACTTTGTTGCCGGTCCGTTCGTTAATCGGGCTGTTGCTACTGGGTCTGGCGGCCTGCTCGGCACCGGAAAGTGATACCTCCGGATCTGAGCTGCAACGCCTGCAGAGCATTGCTGAGCGCGTGACCATCATGCGTGACGATTATGGTGTGGCGCACATTTATGCCGAGACCGATGCGGATACTGCGTTCGGTTTTCTTTATGCTCAGGCGGAGGACGATTTTCCACGCATAGAACGTAATTATATCTGGGCGATTGGCAGGCTGGCGGAAGTGGAAGGTGAATCCGCGTTATACAGCGATCTGCGCGCCCGGCTCTACATGAGCGAAGCAGAGGCGCGTGAAGCCTATGAGGCCGCACCGGCCTGGCTGCAAGCCTTAAGTGATGCCTTTGCCGATGGTCTGAACTATTACCTCGCCACACACCCCGAGGTTACGCCGACTCTGCTGTCGCGCTTTGAATCCTGGATGCCGTTCTATTTCTTTGAAGGGTCCATCGGGGGAGATATCGAGCAGATTCCGACGCGTGGCATCGAAGCGTTCTACTCTGGTGTAAGCCCTGCTGCGGTGGCGGCGCTGTCTCCAACATCGTCGGCGCCAACACCGCTGGCACAGAGTATTCATGATGAGCCGGTGGGATCAAATGGGTTTGCGTTGGCAGGCTCGCGTACGGCCTCGGGCAACGCCATGTTGCTGATCAACCCGCACACGAGTTTCTTTTTTCGTGGGGAGTATCATGTTGTCAGCGGGGAGGGGCTGAATGCCTACGGTGCTGCGACCTGGGGACAATTCTTCATCTATCAGGGTTTTAATGAAACCACGGGCTGGATGCACACGTCCACTGGCGCCGACTTCATGGATGAATTTGTGCATGACGTGGTAGAGCAGAACGGCGACTACTTTTATCGTTATGGCGACGATCTGAGACCCATTGAGGTGTCCGATATCACGCTCAACTTTGTTGATGATGATGGCGTCATGCAGCAGCGCAGCTTTCAGCGCTACATGACCCATCAGGGCCCGGTAACCCACATGCAGGGCGACAACTGGGTGGTGACGCGAATCAACTGGAATGCAGTCGACGCTCTGCGCCAGTCCTACCTGCGCATGAAAACGGCGAATTACGACGAATTCAGTGACATGATGGATATCCGCACCAACTCATCAAACAACACGGTGTTTGCCGATGCCGAAGGAAACATCGCTTATTTCCATGGCAACTTCATGCCGCGCCGCGATCCCCGCTTTGACTATTCGCAACCGGTTGACGGCAGCGACCCGGCTACTGACTGGCAAGGCGTACACGACGTCGGGGAGACCGTGATGATGGTCAACCCGGTCAATGGCTGGTTGCAGAATACCAATGGCACGCCCTTTACCATGGCGGGGGACAATAGTCCTCAAGCCAGTGACTTCCCAGCGTACATGGCGCCAGAGGCTGAAAACTTTCGTGGCCTGAATGCCGTGCGTGTGCTGCAGGATGCCTCGGAAGTCACGCTGGAATCGCTGATAGATCTGGCGTATGACCCGTATATAAATGGATTTGAACAGCTGGTGCCAGGTCTGATCAGAGCCTGGGAAGAACTGGAGCCTGACTGGCCGGATCTGGAGCAGGCGATTGATGCGTTACGGAGCTGGGATTATCGTGTCAGTACTGATTCAGTTGGCATGACGCTGGCGCATTTTTATGGCATGAATGCGGCCCGCGAGATTGATACCCCTGAGGATATGAGCCAGATGCAACAGATCAACTGGCTGGGCACAGGTAGTGATCCGGTGGACCGGCTGTCAGTGTTCAGCGCTACCCTTCTGCAGCTGAATGAAGCGTTTGGTACCTGGAATACGCCCTGGGGCGAAATCAATCGCTATCAGCGTATTACGGGCGACATTGACCACCCGTATAGTGACAATGCGCCAAGTCTGCCGGTGGGGATGGCATCGTCGCGCTGGGGTGCACTGGCTTCTTTCGGGGCGCGTGCCTATCCGGGTACCAACCGGATATACGGTTCTTCCGGCAACAGCTTCATTGCCGTAGTCGAGTTTGGTGAGCGAGTACGTGCCAAAAGCCTGCTGGCAGGTGGGCAGAGTTCCGACCCGACGTCACCACATTTTGATGACCAGGCGCAGCGTTATGCAGACCGTGAGTTTAAAGACGTGGCGTACTATCGTGAAGACGTGGAAGCCAGGGCAGTGCGTACTTACCACCCTGGCCAATGA
- a CDS encoding dicarboxylate/amino acid:cation symporter, with protein MQLIIKLIAGILTGMLVGLFAPYGLIQVLITFKALFGELLFFTIPLLILFFITSGIAALPTNAGRLLGRSLGLAYLSTLIAGTIAFMVAAILVPMLTSPGSATPESGQVTLAPFVELTIPPVFNVMTALALAFIFGVGIAATGATQLKTLSDHGRDIIQRLLVNIIIPLLPVYIAGVFAELAAAGTVFGTLRTFGVVLIMALVLHWAWILLLFTLAGIKAGKSPLTLIRNMLPAYFTALGTMSSAATIPVSLQASKNNGVKPDVADFTVPLFATVHLSGSTITIVSCAVAVMSIYNGLDIPSLTIIVPFILMLGIVMLAAPGVPGGAVMAAVGLLGSMLGFSEVAVALMIALYMAQDSFGTACNVTCDGALSILVGEAATEEPDTTTASS; from the coding sequence ATGCAACTGATAATAAAACTGATTGCGGGCATATTAACAGGTATGCTGGTCGGGCTTTTCGCCCCTTATGGCCTGATCCAGGTATTAATCACCTTCAAAGCCCTGTTCGGTGAACTGCTGTTCTTTACCATTCCGTTGTTGATTCTGTTTTTTATCACCAGTGGCATTGCTGCCTTGCCCACCAATGCAGGGCGTCTGCTGGGCCGTTCGTTGGGCCTGGCGTACCTGTCCACATTAATTGCCGGCACCATTGCCTTTATGGTGGCAGCGATACTGGTGCCCATGCTGACCTCACCCGGATCCGCGACCCCTGAGTCCGGTCAGGTGACCCTGGCGCCGTTTGTTGAGCTGACAATACCGCCGGTCTTTAATGTCATGACGGCGCTGGCACTGGCCTTTATTTTCGGGGTAGGCATTGCCGCCACGGGCGCCACACAATTAAAAACGTTGTCAGATCACGGGCGCGACATTATTCAGCGCCTGTTGGTGAATATCATCATACCGCTGCTGCCGGTGTATATTGCCGGGGTGTTTGCCGAGCTGGCTGCGGCAGGCACCGTGTTTGGTACCTTACGTACCTTTGGTGTGGTGCTGATCATGGCGCTGGTACTGCACTGGGCGTGGATACTGCTGCTGTTTACGCTCGCGGGCATCAAGGCTGGCAAATCGCCGCTCACGCTGATCCGCAACATGTTGCCCGCCTACTTTACGGCGCTGGGCACCATGTCAAGTGCCGCCACCATCCCGGTGTCGCTGCAAGCCAGTAAAAACAATGGCGTAAAGCCGGATGTTGCCGACTTCACCGTGCCGCTGTTTGCCACGGTTCATCTGTCCGGCTCAACGATCACCATTGTCAGTTGTGCGGTCGCGGTGATGTCCATTTACAACGGCCTCGACATTCCGTCGCTGACCATTATCGTGCCATTCATTCTGATGCTGGGCATTGTTATGCTGGCAGCGCCCGGTGTGCCGGGCGGGGCGGTGATGGCGGCGGTGGGGTTGTTGGGCTCAATGTTGGGCTTCAGTGAGGTCGCCGTGGCGTTGATGATTGCGCTGTACATGGCGCAGGACAGTTTTGGCACGGCCTGTAATGTGACCTGTGACGGTGCCTTGTCGATTCTGGTTGGCGAGGCCGCTACAGAAGAGCCTGACACGACGACTGCGTCATCATGA
- a CDS encoding APC family permease → MSDSHAPVAAAADAGTQTSARYTPATAIAVVVANMVGTGVFTSLGYQIIDIKSTFVLLMLWLVGGIAALCGALTYAELASRLPRSGGEYNFLSQLYHPSLGFVSGWVSLTVGFAAPTALAAMTFAAYLDSSVSHLVSVNRMTAALALVAVVTYVHGRNHKASGGLQNWFTVLKVLLIVGFVTLVGTTVEAPQTVNLLPTDGDGTLLLSSAFAISLIYVNYAYTGWNSATYIAGEVENPSKSVPLVLIGGTAVVILLYLALNAAFLYAVPMAELEGRLEIGVIVAQQTFGSTGALVMGGVLSLLLVSTVSAMLMAGPRVLQVMGEDFRLFRRLALRNASGVPRTAVYTQGGLTILFIVTSTFESVLVFSGFILGLSSLATVLGVFVLRYRCGVDRQAGSYRTWLFPLPPLIYSAIMIWTLSFIAFNRPQEAAIAAIIIGLGFISYLLTEKYSAIERKPVLKQ, encoded by the coding sequence TTGAGTGATTCACACGCGCCTGTCGCCGCAGCTGCCGATGCCGGCACCCAAACGTCTGCCCGGTATACGCCGGCCACTGCCATTGCCGTGGTCGTTGCCAACATGGTGGGGACAGGGGTGTTCACCAGTCTGGGATACCAGATCATTGATATTAAATCGACCTTCGTTTTGCTGATGCTGTGGCTGGTCGGCGGTATTGCCGCGCTGTGTGGTGCCCTGACTTACGCCGAGCTTGCCAGCCGCCTGCCGCGTTCAGGTGGCGAATATAATTTTCTCAGCCAGCTATATCATCCATCGTTGGGATTCGTCTCTGGCTGGGTGTCGCTGACGGTTGGTTTTGCCGCGCCCACAGCGCTGGCGGCGATGACGTTCGCGGCGTATCTGGATTCCTCGGTCAGCCACCTGGTTTCCGTGAATAGAATGACAGCGGCGCTGGCGCTGGTCGCGGTGGTCACCTATGTACATGGCCGCAACCACAAAGCCAGTGGCGGTCTGCAGAATTGGTTCACCGTGTTGAAAGTGCTGTTGATTGTTGGATTCGTGACGCTGGTGGGCACGACGGTGGAAGCACCGCAGACGGTTAACCTGCTGCCAACAGACGGCGACGGCACCCTGCTGTTAAGCAGTGCCTTTGCCATTTCACTGATCTATGTCAACTATGCCTATACCGGTTGGAACTCGGCCACCTATATCGCCGGTGAGGTAGAGAATCCATCAAAATCGGTGCCGCTGGTGCTGATCGGCGGCACGGCAGTTGTTATATTGTTGTATCTGGCGCTTAATGCCGCGTTCCTGTATGCGGTGCCCATGGCCGAGCTCGAAGGACGGCTGGAAATCGGTGTTATTGTGGCTCAACAAACCTTTGGCAGCACCGGTGCACTGGTGATGGGCGGGGTGTTGTCACTGTTGCTGGTTTCAACAGTCAGTGCCATGTTGATGGCGGGGCCGCGAGTGCTGCAGGTGATGGGTGAAGACTTTCGCCTGTTCCGTCGGCTGGCATTGCGCAATGCCAGCGGGGTGCCGCGAACAGCAGTGTATACGCAAGGCGGGCTGACTATCCTGTTTATTGTCACCTCAACCTTTGAATCGGTACTGGTATTCTCAGGTTTTATTCTTGGTTTGAGTTCGCTGGCCACGGTACTGGGTGTTTTTGTGCTTCGATATCGATGTGGCGTAGACAGGCAGGCTGGCAGTTACCGCACCTGGCTGTTTCCGTTGCCACCCTTGATCTACAGCGCCATCATGATTTGGACGCTCAGCTTTATTGCGTTCAACCGACCACAGGAAGCTGCCATTGCGGCCATCATTATTGGGCTGGGATTCATCAGTTACCTGCTGACCGAAAAATATTCTGCTATCGAACGCAAACCTGTTCTTAAACAATAA
- a CDS encoding M28 family metallopeptidase gives MNTQYPGITIALLAGTSLWATANADEQALHDIAAATSARRLEQDIATLAGFGTRHTLSETDSDTRGIGAARRWIKAEFDQISADCGGCLDVFYVSGIVSGTARVPDPVEVVNVVAIQRGSDDPARFVMMSGDIDSRVSDIMNATSDSPGANDNATGMAGTIEAARVLSQYSFPGSILYVGLSGEEQGLNGGEILAAHALENDWDIKAVINNDMIGNIRGINGVVNNTTARVFSEGTRYVETDDEARQRRFQGGEVDSASRNMARYIDDIADRFIPNLDVMMVYRLDRFGRGGHHRPFNEAGFPAVRIMETNENYNWQHQDIRVEDGIAYGDVLEHVDFDYTAKLTALNAVTMAAMSWAPAPPGNVSISGQVSPDTTLSWEKVPGATQYRIHWRLTTDAQWSQSRTVGDVDTFTLENVVIDNYFFGVSSVSASGVQSPVVFPGPAGAF, from the coding sequence ATGAACACCCAATATCCCGGCATAACCATTGCCCTGCTGGCTGGCACTTCTTTGTGGGCCACGGCCAACGCGGATGAACAGGCGTTGCACGATATTGCAGCCGCAACATCGGCAAGGAGACTGGAGCAGGACATCGCCACGCTGGCTGGGTTTGGCACTCGCCATACGCTGTCGGAAACTGATTCCGATACCCGTGGCATCGGTGCCGCCCGACGCTGGATAAAAGCGGAGTTTGATCAGATTTCCGCTGACTGTGGCGGCTGCCTGGATGTGTTCTATGTCAGCGGCATTGTCTCGGGAACAGCCCGGGTTCCTGACCCGGTGGAGGTCGTCAATGTCGTCGCCATTCAGCGCGGCAGCGACGACCCCGCGCGTTTTGTCATGATGAGTGGTGATATCGATAGCCGCGTCAGCGATATCATGAACGCCACTAGCGACTCTCCCGGCGCCAATGACAATGCCACCGGCATGGCAGGCACCATCGAAGCGGCCCGCGTGCTCAGCCAATACAGTTTCCCCGGCTCCATTCTTTACGTCGGCCTGTCCGGTGAAGAGCAGGGTCTGAACGGTGGCGAGATTCTGGCTGCGCATGCGCTGGAGAATGACTGGGATATCAAGGCGGTCATCAATAATGACATGATCGGCAATATTCGCGGCATCAACGGCGTCGTCAATAACACCACAGCACGCGTTTTCTCGGAAGGCACACGTTATGTGGAAACCGACGATGAAGCACGGCAGCGTCGTTTTCAGGGCGGTGAGGTTGATTCCGCGTCACGCAATATGGCGCGTTATATCGACGACATAGCCGATCGGTTTATCCCCAACCTTGATGTCATGATGGTCTACCGTCTGGACCGGTTCGGTCGCGGCGGCCATCACCGGCCGTTCAATGAAGCAGGTTTCCCCGCAGTCCGCATCATGGAGACCAATGAGAACTATAACTGGCAACATCAGGATATCAGGGTGGAGGACGGTATCGCCTATGGCGATGTTCTGGAACATGTCGATTTCGACTACACGGCCAAACTGACAGCCCTGAACGCTGTGACCATGGCGGCGATGTCGTGGGCGCCAGCGCCCCCCGGCAATGTCAGCATCAGTGGTCAAGTGAGCCCGGATACAACACTGAGCTGGGAGAAAGTTCCGGGTGCCACGCAATACCGGATTCACTGGCGCCTGACTACCGACGCTCAGTGGAGCCAGTCACGGACCGTGGGTGATGTTGATACGTTCACGCTGGAGAACGTTGTTATCGACAATTACTTCTTTGGTGTCTCCAGCGTCTCTGCCAGCGGAGTACAGAGCCCGGTGGTGTTCCCGGGCCCTGCCGGTGCGTTCTAA
- a CDS encoding mechanosensitive ion channel domain-containing protein, whose protein sequence is MIDSIRMSFANFVVPDTLLSLLVSTGLLIVAVLIARALVSRFIRRQVDSMELRRRWLVQTRNGFILLLMLGLALIWGEELRTLALSIVAIAVAFVVATKELIMCITGSILKAGAGSFSIGDRIQIREFRGDVIDQNLLATTILEVGPGKLTHQRTGRMAVIPNALFVSEPVINESFTHDYVLHVFTVPFKRDDDWRSAQQAIVESARRQCAPFLEEVRRYMNRLSVSRGLEPPSVDPRVTMQVPVAGEIHLIVRVPVKSGQRGFIEQAIMSEVFQNNDYLPRPQTNENTPTAPPS, encoded by the coding sequence ATGATTGACAGTATTAGAATGTCATTTGCCAATTTTGTGGTGCCAGACACTCTGTTGAGCCTGCTGGTCAGCACCGGATTATTGATTGTGGCTGTACTGATCGCCCGCGCACTGGTGTCGCGTTTTATCAGGCGTCAGGTTGATTCGATGGAACTGCGCCGGCGCTGGCTGGTGCAGACCCGTAACGGGTTCATACTGCTGCTGATGCTGGGCCTGGCTTTGATCTGGGGTGAGGAGTTACGCACATTGGCGTTGTCGATTGTCGCCATTGCCGTGGCGTTTGTCGTCGCGACCAAAGAATTGATCATGTGCATTACCGGCTCCATCCTGAAAGCTGGGGCCGGTTCCTTCAGTATCGGTGACAGAATCCAGATCAGGGAATTCCGGGGCGACGTCATCGATCAGAATCTGCTGGCCACAACCATACTCGAAGTAGGCCCCGGCAAGCTGACGCATCAACGCACCGGACGCATGGCCGTGATTCCCAACGCCCTGTTTGTCTCCGAACCGGTCATAAATGAAAGCTTCACTCATGACTACGTCCTGCATGTGTTCACGGTGCCGTTCAAACGCGATGACGACTGGCGAAGCGCGCAACAGGCCATTGTGGAGTCAGCACGCAGGCAATGTGCCCCTTTCCTGGAGGAAGTACGCCGGTATATGAACCGGCTTAGCGTAAGCCGGGGGCTGGAACCACCCTCAGTCGACCCCAGAGTCACCATGCAGGTGCCGGTAGCAGGGGAAATCCACCTGATCGTGCGGGTGCCGGTGAAGTCCGGCCAACGAGGTTTTATTGAGCAGGCGATCATGTCCGAGGTGTTTCAGAACAATGACTACCTGCCCCGCCCGCAAACTAACGAGAACACGCCGACCGCTCCGCCCTCATGA
- a CDS encoding efflux RND transporter periplasmic adaptor subunit, whose protein sequence is MTISDTSAQDVVLTPTTGRKKLIIITVISASLLLFAWLALPALQRWTQAQQSVSAERLRFAQVIRGDFVRDVTVQGRVVAAMSPTLFASQTGTITFNVDAGDEVEQGQVLATIDSPEMQNMLLQERSRLMSLQIEYDRQRIANQQEVLENTRAFDSAALALKAAQRELTRSELAIAQGAISSVDHERTRDNLDTARIMHKHAELDTELDNERLTFELQTRQLAVDQQELLVQDLSRQVEELAIVSPVSGIVGNLLVDQKTNVARNQAVLSVVDLSAFEIEVQVPENYVGDLAIGMLAEVRAGTQLQHATLVAVSPEIVDNQVSARLRFDERVPDGLRQNQRLSTRILLEEKQNVLMVQRGQFLESGSGRQAYRVINDIAYRTPIVIGATSLASVEILDGLNPGDTIIVSGTDAFDEADTVLINN, encoded by the coding sequence ATGACAATCAGCGATACCTCCGCGCAAGACGTTGTTCTGACGCCGACCACCGGTCGCAAAAAATTGATCATCATCACAGTGATCTCAGCGTCACTACTACTGTTTGCCTGGCTCGCACTGCCTGCGCTGCAACGCTGGACGCAGGCGCAACAGTCAGTGTCTGCCGAGCGCCTGCGTTTTGCGCAGGTCATCCGCGGCGACTTCGTGCGTGACGTCACAGTGCAGGGACGAGTCGTTGCCGCCATGAGCCCGACCCTGTTCGCCAGCCAGACCGGCACCATCACGTTTAATGTTGATGCCGGCGATGAAGTGGAGCAGGGACAGGTTCTTGCCACCATCGACAGCCCGGAGATGCAGAACATGCTGTTACAGGAGCGCTCACGGCTGATGTCACTACAGATTGAATATGACCGCCAGCGCATCGCCAACCAACAGGAAGTGCTTGAAAATACGCGCGCGTTCGATTCAGCAGCGCTGGCTTTAAAAGCAGCACAACGTGAACTGACTCGCTCAGAACTCGCCATTGCGCAGGGTGCGATCAGCAGTGTGGATCACGAACGCACCCGCGACAATCTTGATACCGCCAGAATCATGCACAAACACGCAGAGCTTGACACCGAGCTCGATAATGAACGCCTGACCTTTGAACTACAGACGCGACAACTGGCAGTGGACCAGCAGGAACTGCTGGTGCAGGACCTGTCCCGTCAGGTCGAGGAGCTCGCCATTGTCTCTCCCGTCAGCGGCATCGTTGGCAACCTGTTGGTCGACCAGAAGACCAATGTCGCCCGCAACCAGGCTGTACTGAGTGTGGTCGATCTTTCTGCCTTCGAGATAGAAGTACAGGTACCGGAAAATTACGTTGGCGACCTGGCCATTGGCATGCTCGCCGAGGTTCGCGCTGGCACGCAATTGCAGCACGCCACACTGGTGGCAGTGTCTCCTGAAATAGTCGACAACCAGGTCTCTGCCCGACTGCGTTTTGACGAACGTGTACCGGATGGCCTGCGACAGAATCAACGCCTGAGTACACGTATTCTGCTGGAGGAGAAACAGAACGTTCTCATGGTTCAACGCGGACAGTTCCTGGAAAGCGGCAGCGGCCGCCAGGCTTACCGGGTGATAAATGACATCGCCTATCGCACCCCCATTGTCATTGGCGCGACCAGTCTGGCGTCGGTTGAAATACTCGACGGCCTGAACCCCGGCGATACCATCATTGTCTCTGGCACTGACGCGTTTGACGAAGCCGACACTGTTCTGATCAATAACTGA
- a CDS encoding serine hydrolase domain-containing protein → MKQIIQTTAAAALLLAGSITAMADDSSINMIDASEFGIDSSEIASIQSQMQAAVDGNHIAGALLLVGNNRGVGLLETAGTQGPDDATPVDAQTIFRIYSMTKPVVSVAAMSMVEDGLLSIDDPVGKYIPAFSSLEIIDQETGATRPAQNEMTVAHLLTHKSGLVQSIFAMGTTLGGMYEANVPSDGSATAREVADSLGELPLLFEPGTAWHYGHSTDVLGAVLEVAAGQTLDVILNERIFEPLGMDETTFYVPAEKASRIAEPVHGAMGDNTVVRPMLSGGGGLNSTTEDYVRFAQMLLNNGEYNGARILEEETLALMQEERITDDVSREYFFYGDRGGWSLGFHLQPVDAANPDGASNFGWRGIGGTLFVVDPVNEFFMIYMEQKRGGPRGAPFDNNVAQRVVYEAID, encoded by the coding sequence ATGAAACAGATCATACAGACCACTGCCGCAGCGGCCCTGCTGCTGGCCGGCTCCATCACTGCCATGGCGGATGACAGCTCCATCAACATGATTGATGCGTCCGAATTTGGGATTGATTCGTCAGAAATCGCCTCTATTCAGTCGCAGATGCAGGCTGCTGTTGACGGCAACCACATCGCCGGCGCGCTCCTGCTGGTAGGCAACAACAGAGGCGTCGGGTTACTGGAGACCGCCGGCACCCAGGGTCCTGACGATGCCACGCCGGTGGATGCCCAGACCATTTTTCGCATTTACTCCATGACCAAGCCCGTTGTCAGTGTTGCCGCCATGTCGATGGTGGAAGACGGCCTGCTCAGCATTGATGATCCGGTCGGCAAATATATTCCTGCCTTCAGTTCACTGGAGATCATAGATCAGGAGACCGGCGCCACCCGCCCGGCACAGAACGAAATGACGGTTGCGCATCTGCTGACGCACAAGTCCGGTCTGGTGCAGTCGATATTCGCCATGGGCACCACCCTGGGCGGCATGTACGAAGCCAACGTGCCGTCTGATGGCAGCGCTACCGCGCGCGAGGTGGCAGACAGCCTGGGCGAGCTGCCCTTACTGTTTGAACCCGGAACAGCATGGCACTACGGCCACTCCACCGACGTGCTCGGCGCTGTGCTGGAAGTCGCCGCCGGCCAGACACTGGACGTGATTCTGAACGAGCGCATTTTTGAACCGCTGGGCATGGATGAAACAACGTTCTACGTTCCGGCCGAAAAAGCGTCACGAATCGCCGAGCCGGTGCATGGCGCCATGGGCGACAATACCGTGGTGCGACCCATGCTGTCCGGTGGCGGTGGGCTCAACTCCACGACTGAAGATTATGTGCGCTTTGCCCAGATGCTGCTGAACAATGGCGAGTATAACGGCGCGCGCATTCTGGAAGAGGAAACACTGGCGTTGATGCAGGAAGAACGCATCACCGACGATGTGTCGCGCGAATACTTTTTCTACGGCGACCGTGGTGGCTGGAGCCTGGGTTTCCATTTGCAGCCGGTTGATGCGGCCAACCCTGACGGCGCCAGCAACTTCGGATGGCGCGGCATCGGTGGCACACTGTTCGTGGTGGACCCGGTCAATGAGTTCTTCATGATCTACATGGAACAGAAGCGCGGCGGTCCACGCGGTGCGCCGTTTGACAACAACGTGGCTCAGCGCGTGGTTTACGAGGCCATCGACTGA
- a CDS encoding ABC transporter ATP-binding protein has product MLKMTHIQKVFRTDLVETHALRDISLDVTEGEFITITGPSGCGKTTFLNIAGLLETWTDGEYLLDGQNVAALSDYQRARLRNQKIGFIFQSFNLMPDLNLFDNVDVPLRYRGMKAAERKDRIERALDSVGLLSRKKHLPSQLSGGQQQRVAIARALVGEPRFLLADEPTGNLDSNTAEGVMELLQNINAAGTTIIMVTHDPSLASRSARNIHFMDGRIAQTDQLASAGQLDAVS; this is encoded by the coding sequence ATGCTCAAAATGACACACATACAGAAGGTATTTCGCACCGACCTGGTGGAAACCCACGCCTTGCGCGATATTTCGCTGGACGTAACCGAAGGTGAGTTCATCACCATCACCGGTCCGTCGGGCTGCGGCAAAACCACGTTCCTGAACATCGCCGGCCTGCTGGAGACCTGGACTGACGGTGAATACCTGCTGGACGGGCAAAATGTCGCTGCATTGAGTGATTACCAACGTGCCAGACTGCGCAACCAGAAAATAGGGTTTATTTTCCAGAGCTTTAACCTGATGCCGGACCTGAACCTGTTCGACAATGTTGACGTGCCGCTACGATACCGCGGCATGAAAGCCGCCGAGCGCAAAGACAGAATCGAGCGGGCGCTGGATTCGGTGGGACTGCTGTCACGCAAAAAACATCTGCCGTCACAGCTGTCCGGCGGGCAGCAGCAACGTGTTGCGATCGCCCGCGCCCTGGTCGGCGAGCCTCGCTTCCTGCTGGCCGACGAGCCCACAGGCAATCTGGACTCCAACACGGCAGAAGGCGTCATGGAACTGCTTCAGAATATCAACGCTGCCGGCACCACCATTATTATGGTGACACATGACCCGTCGCTGGCTAGTCGCAGCGCCCGCAACATCCATTTTATGGATGGGCGAATTGCCCAAACTGATCAGTTGGCTTCCGCTGGTCAACTTGATGCTGTCAGCTGA